In Marivirga salinae, a single window of DNA contains:
- a CDS encoding GNAT family N-acetyltransferase: protein MKIKIKENQHSGKLFVGEEENPKAEMEFTKESENLINVKHTKVSEDLKGQSVGRKLLDHVAEKARNEHFKIKADCSYVQHVFNKYDDYKDVQL from the coding sequence ATGAAGATCAAAATAAAAGAAAATCAACACAGCGGGAAGCTTTTTGTTGGCGAAGAAGAAAATCCTAAGGCTGAAATGGAATTCACAAAAGAAAGTGAAAACTTGATAAACGTAAAACACACCAAAGTTTCTGAAGATTTAAAAGGACAAAGTGTTGGTAGAAAATTATTAGATCATGTAGCTGAGAAGGCAAGAAATGAACACTTTAAAATAAAAGCCGACTGCTCCTATGTTCAGCATGTGTTCAATAAATATGATGATTATAAAGATGTTCAACTTTAA
- the topA gene encoding type I DNA topoisomerase, whose translation MSKNLVIVESPAKAKTIEGYLGKDYKVLSSYGHVRDLPKGNNAIDIENGFKPTYEISKDKKEVIKALIKEAKLAEMIYLATDDDREGEAISWHLKEALKLDDSRTKRIVFREITKSAIQNAINSPKGIDIDLVNAQQARRILDRLVGFELSPILWKKIKTGLSAGRVQSVAVRIVVEREREIEKFKAESFYKVQAFFNVEGKELKAELPGRFKTEEEAMAFLEKCLDAEFSIGKLEKKPAKKTPAPPFTTSTLQQEASRKLGFSVSQTMTLAQRLYESGKISYMRTDSLNLSDEAREGAAKEIKSEYGADYAHTRVFKTKSAGAQEAHEAIRPTNFATKEASSDYNEQRLYDLIWKRAIASQMSDAQIEKTNVSIDISNTDQTLSASGEVVKFEGFLKVYIESTDEEEEGETNVTKGMLPPLQVGQTLDLKRMQSREGFTRPPARYNEATLVKKLEELGIGRPSTYAPTISTIQKRGYVNKEFRDGKDRKYVEMVLENGKINRSEKTEITGAEKNKLYPSNLAMVVNDFLVEHFPNVTDYNFTAKVEHEFDEIAKGEKVWNNMIQKFYGEFHQKVDEAENIERKDVNTGRELGVDPKTGKKVIVRLGKFGPLVQLGETPDKEDEEAEKPKFASLRKGQFIENITLEDAMELFKLPRELGDYEDQKMVAAIGRFGPYVRHDGKFVSIPKGEDPLDITADRAIELIEEKRKADREKFIKSFDEDPDVQVLNGRWGPYIKFGKKNVKIPKDKEPTDLTYQECVELAEKTPDKKGGRKAAPKKKATKKK comes from the coding sequence ATGTCGAAAAATTTAGTGATAGTGGAGTCACCAGCCAAAGCCAAAACTATTGAAGGTTATCTTGGAAAGGATTATAAAGTGCTTTCTAGTTATGGTCACGTTCGGGATTTGCCAAAAGGAAATAATGCCATCGACATCGAAAATGGGTTTAAACCTACTTACGAAATCTCAAAAGATAAGAAAGAAGTTATTAAGGCTTTGATAAAGGAAGCCAAATTAGCAGAAATGATCTATCTCGCGACTGATGATGACCGCGAGGGAGAAGCTATTTCATGGCATTTGAAAGAAGCTTTAAAATTAGATGATAGTAGAACCAAAAGAATTGTTTTTAGGGAAATCACAAAATCAGCTATTCAAAATGCGATTAATTCTCCTAAAGGAATTGATATAGATTTAGTAAATGCGCAACAAGCCAGAAGGATTTTAGATAGATTGGTGGGTTTTGAGCTTTCTCCAATCCTTTGGAAAAAAATCAAAACCGGGCTTTCGGCTGGTAGAGTCCAATCGGTTGCGGTTAGAATAGTAGTGGAGAGAGAGCGAGAGATTGAAAAATTTAAAGCGGAATCATTTTATAAAGTACAAGCCTTCTTTAATGTAGAGGGTAAAGAATTAAAGGCAGAACTTCCGGGCAGATTCAAAACGGAAGAAGAAGCGATGGCATTTTTAGAGAAATGTCTGGATGCTGAATTTTCAATAGGAAAATTAGAGAAAAAGCCGGCTAAGAAAACTCCAGCTCCGCCTTTTACCACTTCCACTTTGCAGCAGGAAGCTTCAAGAAAATTAGGTTTCTCAGTTTCTCAAACCATGACATTAGCCCAGAGGCTTTATGAATCAGGTAAAATCTCATATATGAGAACCGATTCCCTGAATTTGTCGGATGAAGCGAGAGAAGGTGCTGCTAAAGAAATTAAGTCTGAGTATGGGGCAGATTATGCGCATACCAGAGTTTTTAAGACAAAATCAGCTGGAGCACAAGAAGCTCACGAAGCCATTCGTCCAACCAATTTTGCTACAAAAGAAGCAAGCAGTGACTATAACGAACAAAGGCTTTATGATTTAATTTGGAAAAGAGCCATTGCTTCCCAAATGTCGGATGCACAAATTGAAAAGACCAATGTAAGTATTGATATCTCTAATACAGATCAGACCCTAAGTGCTAGTGGTGAGGTTGTGAAATTTGAAGGGTTCTTGAAAGTTTATATTGAATCCACTGATGAGGAGGAAGAAGGCGAGACCAATGTAACCAAAGGCATGTTGCCTCCATTACAAGTTGGACAAACTTTGGATTTAAAGAGAATGCAATCCAGAGAAGGCTTCACCAGACCACCTGCTCGCTATAATGAAGCAACTTTAGTGAAAAAATTAGAAGAATTGGGAATTGGACGACCATCTACCTATGCTCCAACCATTTCTACTATTCAAAAAAGAGGCTATGTCAATAAAGAATTCCGAGATGGAAAAGATCGGAAATATGTTGAAATGGTCTTGGAAAATGGAAAAATAAACCGTTCAGAGAAAACTGAAATTACAGGAGCTGAGAAAAATAAATTATACCCAAGCAATTTGGCTATGGTGGTAAATGATTTCTTGGTGGAGCATTTTCCAAATGTTACCGATTATAATTTCACCGCTAAGGTAGAGCATGAATTTGATGAAATTGCCAAAGGCGAAAAGGTTTGGAATAACATGATCCAAAAATTCTATGGCGAATTTCACCAAAAAGTGGACGAGGCTGAAAACATTGAAAGAAAAGATGTTAATACAGGCCGCGAGTTAGGAGTTGATCCTAAAACTGGCAAGAAAGTTATTGTCCGGTTAGGGAAGTTTGGCCCATTAGTACAATTAGGGGAAACTCCTGACAAAGAGGACGAAGAAGCTGAGAAACCAAAGTTTGCGAGCTTAAGAAAAGGGCAGTTTATTGAAAATATCACGCTAGAAGATGCCATGGAGTTGTTCAAATTGCCTAGAGAATTGGGTGATTACGAAGATCAGAAAATGGTGGCTGCAATTGGTCGTTTTGGTCCTTATGTTCGTCACGATGGAAAATTTGTAAGCATTCCAAAAGGAGAGGATCCATTGGATATCACGGCTGATAGGGCAATTGAATTAATTGAAGAAAAACGAAAAGCAGATAGAGAGAAATTCATCAAAAGTTTCGATGAAGATCCTGATGTTCAGGTGTTGAATGGGAGATGGGGGCCTTACATTAAGTTTGGTAAAAAGAATGTTAAAATCCCTAAAGATAAGGAACCAACAGATTTGACTTATCAAGAATGTGTTGAGTTAGCTGAAAAAACTCCTGACAAAAAAGGAGGAAGAAAAGCGGCTCCAAAGAAGAAAGCAACAAAAAAGAAATAA